The Acidobacteriota bacterium genomic interval GGCTCTCTTTCACTTTCTTTGATAATTGCCGAAGGTGGGACGTCAAATTCGATTTGTATCGAGCTGCCGTGTTTCGGTGGATGATCCCTCTGAAAACGGATTTATCGATCAGGGCGATCGTTTCCGGAAACAGCTTCTCAGCTGCAGAGATATCCTTTTGTTCCAGAAGCGACCGGAACTTCTTGATCTTTGTTCTCAGATGACTGAGGTGGGTCCGGTTTCTTATCCGGCGCCTGGTGTCCTGTTTCATCTTTTTTTCTGCCGATTTATGTGTGGCCATTTCTTCATTCTCCTTTCCCTGGTGAAGAACGATTCCTCTCCATCTCTCTCAATCATTTCCCATCGAATAGGAACAGGATGGTTCACGTTGGTTACAGGAAAAGACGAGATGATTTCCCCAGCGAGGAAATCATCTCTTGGCGCTCAGGCTCGCTCTTTTGTGCTTCGCAAAAAAACCACGCCCCCTCTCTCCGGCCACCTCACAGACTCGGCGGCGCGCACAAACATGCGCTCCTTTCTCGTCGCGCGTGCGCCCTCACGACGCTTTTCCTTGCAACCAACGTGAACCATTTTGAGAAATTTCCATATTCTATGGAAAACCATATCGTTGTTCTTCCAGAGCCTTTCAGGCGTGGAAAGTCCCCAGCAACAATCCTGTGAGACCATGGAAAACTTAATATTATTAGAATATTGTCGTGGATAAGTCAACACCGGATGATCAAAATCCGGCGCCGATGCTTTTCAGCTTGTCCTTGGCGATGCGAGCCTCATCACTTTTCGGGTAGCGATTGATAAGGTACTGCAGAAGGATCACTCCTTTGGCCGTCTGGTTCAATTCAAAAAGGGCAAACGCCTTTTTCAGATGAGCTCCCGGTACCTTATCTCCATCGGGGAAATTCTCGATCACCTTATCGAATTCTTCGATCGCCGTTTGATAATCCCCCTGACTGTAATGGCACTCGCCGATCCAGTACTGGGCATTGTCGGTCAGATCACTTTTGGGGAATCGCTGGATGTATTCGCGGAGCCCGGAAATGGCGAGGGCGTAATTCCCCTTGGAATAGTCAGCATAAGCGGATTTG includes:
- the rpsT gene encoding 30S ribosomal protein S20 — its product is MATHKSAEKKMKQDTRRRIRNRTHLSHLRTKIKKFRSLLEQKDISAAEKLFPETIALIDKSVFRGIIHRNTAARYKSNLTSHLRQLSKKVKESR